The Brassica oleracea var. oleracea cultivar TO1000 chromosome C6, BOL, whole genome shotgun sequence genome includes a region encoding these proteins:
- the LOC106299485 gene encoding ninja-family protein AFP1 has product MSEANERSREMSRSMFPRDLLQRYTPISAKVVNGKEVDEEIELDLSLSLGGRFGVDKSKLARSSSVVGPTMPFPRENHQPETEMRPVETSVAGHMGLPRTTSLLVETEEEWRKRKEMESLRRMEARRRRSEKLRGRGSGSGGGNIIKPTEANNDSVPGEGSTTTRRRGRPRSVLPRWSGTANEASSEEARSLPSPQQQHQQGAMAMPNNGLRRLSSVDMRIEPPPQGNGKKEMPCVFTRGDGPNGKRVDGILYRYGNGEEVKIMCVCHGDILSPADFVKHAGGPHVDHPLRHIIVNTSSLSNLF; this is encoded by the exons ATGTCTGAAGCAAACGAGAGAAGTAGAGAAATGAGTAGAAGTATGTTCCCAAGAGATCTGCTTCAGAGATATACCCCTATCTCAGCTAAAGTTGTAAATGGTAAAGAAGTAGACGAGGAGATTGAGTTGGATCTTAGTTTATCTCTTGGCGGGAGGTTCGGAGTTGACAAAAGCAAGCTCGCGAGATCTTCCTCTGTCGTGGGCCCCACGATGCCTTTTCCCCGGGAGAATCATCAGCCAGAGACAGAGATGAGGCCTGTCGAGACATCCGTGGCGGGACATATGGGTTTGCCGAGAACGACGTCGTTGCTGGTGGAGACGGAGGAAGAGTGGCGGAAGAGGAAGGAGATGGAGAGTTTAAGGAGAATGGAGGCCAGGAGAAGGAGAAGCGAGAAGCTTCGTGGCAGAGGCAGCGGCAGCGGCGGAGGGAACATCATCAAACCAACCGAAGCTAATAATGATAGTGTTCCGGGAGAAGGTTCCACCACTACGAGGCGGCGAGGTAGGCCGCGGTCGGTACTGCCACGGTGGTCAGGGACGGCTAACGAAG CATCTAGCGAAGAAGCAAGAAGCTTACCGTCGCCACAGCAACAACATCAACAGGGAGCAATGGCAATGCCGAATAATGGGCTAAGAAGATTGAGTTCAGTGGACATGAGGATAGAGCCGCCACCACAAGGGAACGGTAAAAAAGAGATGCCATGTGTGTTCACCAGGGGAGATGGACCTAACGGGAAGAGAGTTGATGGGATTCTTTATCGATACGGTAATGGAGAAGAAGTGAAGATCATGTGTGTCTGCCATGGTGATATCTTGTCTCCTGCTGACTTCGTTAAACATGCTGGTGGTCCTCATGTTGATCATCCTCTTAGGCACATTATTGTCAACACTTCTTCTCTTTCTAATCTCTTTTAG